The DNA window GAGAACTCTCCGTCAGTCGCGAGGCGCGTGACCGTCAGCATATCTGGCCTGCTTCCTAACTCTTCGAACCGGAACCCTACACCTGTGCGTGTGTCCGCCTCGGCGCGCGTTGCCCCCGTTCCCGCTGAATCGGCCCCTGGTGCTCCGCGTCCAAGACGGTTACCCAACGCATCCCCAAGACCTTCTGCACGCGAACGCGACGTACCTGCCGAAACTCGAAGTGCCGCGCCAGAGCCAACGAACTATGGTTGAGGGTCTCGATCCCCCCCAGAACACGTTTGAACCCTTCGTCTTTCAGACGCAACATGACGGTTTCTTTCAAGAACCCCGCCGCTTTTCCGCCCCTGTAGCGGGGCTCGACCTCGATGGCAAGATTGACGATGTGTCGGTCGTCCGGCGGAATCGGGTAACAAAATTCACGATTCACCGGTGAGTATTGTCTCCCGACCAGCATCCACCCCGCCCAGGCCATCCCGTCATACAGCGCAAACACCCGGCAGCCCTCCCCGATCGCATCCAGGAGCACCTGCCGATCCGCTTCGGGCAATGGGCAGGCCTGCGAACCGAGGTCCGTCGCGCCGACTTCCCGAACCGTAAATGAGGGATGTTTCGTATAGCGCGGCAAGAGCGTATCCAGGGACCGCTCGACATGGATCAACTCCTTGGAGTCATACATCAGCTCGAACAGTCGGCTCATCCGCCGCCGTACTGCTCCCCATAACTCTTGCCCCACGCCGCCGCTCCTCCCGGTCCCAGTCGCTACCGCACCGCCGGAGTGATAATGACCGTCTGCGTAGTCTTCCCGCTCGCGCCGGTCAAGGCGTCGCGCACCTGCGGACCCAGCACGATGGCCTGTTCGAAGAACACCAGCGGGAACAAGGCCTGCAGGACATGGCCGAAGAACTTGTCCATGTCGGCCACGAAGCTCCTCGGGACGAATATCACGTCGCCCGGCTGCAGCTGCACGTTGGGCGTGAGCTTGTTCCCCTCGAAAAACTCGTCCATGTTCAGCCGCTGCAAATCCGGTTTGCCCGCCTTGTTGCGGACGAGCACGACACTCGTCCGGTCGGCTCCGTCGGTAAACCCGCCGGCTTTGGAAATGACCTCCGCCGCCCGCATCGAACTCTCCAGCGTAAAGACCGACGGCGCTTTGACTTCGCCGAGCACGTAGACTTTATGGCTCTTGATCGAACGTACCGAGAGGCTGACCTGTGGATCGACAATGCGATCCTTGAGCCGATCCTGGATCACCCGCCGCAATTCCGTGACGCCCAGCGTCTTCACGTCGATCTCGCCGACGAGGGGATAGAAGATGATCCCCGACCCAGGGACCGTGATCTTTCTGGTGAGATCGTCGTACTGATACACCTCGACTTCTACTTCGTCGCCGGGCCCGAGGGAGAACTCGCTGAACTCAAAGGCGGGCTGTCCTCCGGGCGGCTCTTCCGGCTCATGCGCCATCTCCACCACCTTGCTGGCGCACCCGATCCCGAACTGAGTACAAAACACCGCGATCACCAGCCACACCGCCGCCCGCATCCGCCACGTATTGCGCATCAGAAGTATCCCAGCCCCTTTAGACTCGCCATGATCTTTTCCGCATCTTCAGTCAGCATGTCCTCGCCCTTGGCCTCGAATGGCTCGGCGGCCTCGCTCCACTGCACCGACCGGTTGGCCAGGCACGCGTCGGTGAATACGTCCTCCAACACCCTCCCATCGAGGTCGGCCGGTACCGGCACGTCGAGGGCGTACAGCATCGTGGGGAAGAGATCGATCAGCCTCGCGTCCGTCATTCGCCGATGTCGAATGTTGGTCCCATGCGCGACCAAGACGCCATCCATTCGATGGTGTGCCGAGAACCACGGCCACTTCGGCTTGGCCCAGAGCCCCCGACGAAAGACCCCGAATCCCAGCACCCCGACCCCGTACGTTTCGAAATCGTTGAAGCACAAGATGATGTCCGGCGCCGCTTCGACGAACGGACCGTCATAGACCTCTTCGCGTCGTTTCGCATAGGTCAACAACGGCTGCCCGGTGCGCGGGTGAACGACCTTCCGCAGCGCGGCGATGACGCGATCCCTCACCTGCTCGTACTGCTCGGGCGGCACACTGCCGTGCGGCTCCCGGCCTCGCAGGTTGATATAGATTCCCTGCTGATCGTCCAAGTCCATGAACGCGACCGTCCGATCCCAATCCACGCACTCGATGAGATGTGTCTCGGATTCGGCATTGCACTCCGCCGACGCGCGGTCTTCTTCCGCCGCAGCCGATCTGCGTACACCGATTCGCTCCAAGACCCGCCCCGCCTTCTGTACGACCCGATGGCTGCGGATCTGGTCCTGAATGAGATTCGACAGATAGACGCCTTCCTTCACCGTCAGGAATCCTTCTTGAGCCAGCCACCGGTTGGTCAGGAAAAAATCGGTGGTCGGGCCAAAGCCGTGATCCGACACGATGAACAGGGAAGTCTCCGGCCCGGCGGCCTCGCGCAGGGCACCCAGATGTTGATCCATACGGACGAAAAATTCGTCGAGCAACCGCCGCACTTCCGCGGCATTCGGCTCGCGGTCCGCTTCGGGATCGTTGAACAGGAAATTGCCGAAGGCATGTTGCAGCCGATCGGTCTCGGTGATCGTGGTCATGAAGAACTCCCAGGGCTTTTCCCGCATGAGATACAGGGAGATCTCCTGACGCCGATCCATGCAAGCGATCATGTCCCGCAGAATTTGCGGCTTCTCGTTCGCCCGGTAATTGGTCCACCACACGTCGGTGGAAAAGGTCCCGAAGCGCGCCGTGAGCTCCTTGTACAGTTCAGGCGGATGCGCCTGACGAGCCTCGGCATCCGGCGGGGTAAGCATCCCCGTCAGCATGAACCCGTCGACGGGGTATGGGGGAAAGGTGATCGGCACGTTGATGGCGCCCACCTTTTTCCCGTGTGTCGTGAGAACTTCCCACAGGCTGCGCGCATGGATGTCACGAAAGCTGATGATGCGCTTGCCTTTCCGGCCCGGCGCAAACTTGTAGAAGTCGTAGATCCCGTGACGGCCCGGATCTTTCCCCGTCATGAACGACACCCACGCGGGCCCCGACACGGGCGGCACGACGGAACGCAACGGCCCGCTCACGCCTTCGCCGATCAGCTTCGCAAGATGAGGCAACAATCCGCGATGCATCATGGGGGTGAGCACATCGAACGTCGCCCCATCGAGCCCGACCACCAACACCTTCTGTGTCCCTGTCTCGACCATAGGCCCCCTTTCTCTGCTCCTCCCGGCGGATTTCCGCCCTGTCCCGACCGTCCCCTATAGTCAGGTCGAGGCGAGTACAATTCCACCTGCGATAGGTTCTCCGTGATGCTCCAACGTGAACCGCCCCATAGCCGCAATGGCTCCGAACGCATCGGCCACGACCGGTGCGTCCAGTTCGAGCTCGACCTCCGCCACCTCGGAGGCTTGGATCTCTCCGGCATCCGCCTCCACAAGCGCCAACTCCGCCGGATCGAATCGCTTGGCGATCCTGGCAATGCGCGCCGTCGTTTCCTGCGTCGTGCCTTTCCAGGTGGCCCGATCGCCGAGCCGGCCCGGTCGATCCGACAGCCACAGCAAGGAGGCTCGCAGGCGATCGCGACAGACGACGGGCCCCTGATCGACGAGCACCTGTCCACGGCGCCACTCCTGCTCCGGCGCCTCGATACCGACGCAATCTCCTTCAGGCGCCTCGGTCACATTGGGCGCGAGAAATTTTCTGATGCCCCATGTGTCCGGCAGGCGCAACCCCTCGGGCATCACCCACAGCGGGCACCCCGTGCGCAATACGCCGGACTCGACTCGACCCACCCCGATGCGGCATCCCTCAACGTCGTAGGAGTCCTGGATCGGCAATCGCAAGGCCTCGCTCATCCGCTGGGCCCGCTGAAACCCACCGAGCGTCTCCACCACCGTCGGCCCCTGGTACCAAGGCATCTCTTCCGAACGGGTGACCAGGTTGTCCCCCAACCGCGCGGCGATCGGAATCACCTCTGCCGCGCAGACACCGCAGGCCCGCAACACGCGCTCGACTTCGCTCTTCATCTCGGCAAACGCGCGTTGCGAATAACCCACCAGATCCATCTTGTTGACGACGACGGCAATCGACTTGATCCCGAGCAGTCCGAGGATGTAGCAGTGCCGCCAGGTTTGCTCCTTGATCCCTTGCGTGATGTCCACCAACACCAGCGCCGCTTCCGCCTGAGACGATCCCGTGACCATGTTCTTCAGGAACTCCCGGTGCCCCGGGGCGTCGATGATCACATAGCGACGGCCTCCGTGCTGGAATTGCATTTGCGCCGAATCGATCGTGATCCCCTTCTCGCGCTCCTCGGCAAAGTGATCGAGGATGTGCGCATATTCCCACTGAACGCCTTGGCGTTCGGCCGCAGCTTGAATTTCCTCGAGCTTGCCGATGGGCAAGGAATCGGTATCGTGGAGCAGGCGGCCGATCAGGGTGCTCTTTCCGTGGTCGATATGGCCGACGATGACGACGTGAAGCGCTTGCTCGCTGAGCTGGTGAGGAGTCTGGTGATCGGTCATCACATGTACCCCAGCGCGCGAAGTTTCTGCATCGTAAACGCGTCCTCTTTGTCTTGCGCCCGTCCCGCTCGTTCGGCCGTCGTAGTCGTCTGCAGCTCGATCAGAATATCGGCGACGCTCGCGGCGTCGGAATCGACCGGGGTGCAGCAGTGGGTACACCCGATGCTCCGATACCGCTTGCCGCCGTCGCTCATGTAGAGGGAGGTCATGGGGATGCGTTCCCGTTCGATGTAACGCCAGATGTCCAATTCGGTCATGTGCAGGATCGGATGGACCCGCACATGGCCGCCCTCGTCCGAGACCGAGCGGTATTGGTCCCACAACTCGGCGGGCTGATTGACGTAATCCCAGGTGAATTTGTCGTTCCGTGGCGAGAAGACCCGTTCCTTGGCGCGGATGCCGTGCTCGTCGCGGCGAATGCCCAGCAACAGCGCCTCGAATCCGTATTTCGCAATGGTCATCTTCAACGCGTCGGTCTTCAACGCCGAGCAGCAATCGAGCTTGGCACCCTTCCACGGAGCCATGCCGGCGTCGATCGCCTCTTCATTGCGCCCCACGATGAGATTGAGGTTCCACTTCCGGGCGTACTCATCCCGAAATCGATAGATCTCCGGAAACTTGTAGCCGGTGTCGATATGAATGACCGGAAACGGAATACGCCCGAAGAACGCCTTGCGGCACAGCCAGAGCATGGTCGTGGAATCTTTACCGATCGACCACAACATGGCCATGTTCTTGAATTGGGCGTAAGCTTCCCGAATGATGTAGATACTTTTATTTTCCAGAGCGGTCAGATGATCCATTCGGCCTCCTAACAAGACACTCCACAGGGTTTGGTGAGGCACTCGAGAATCGTGCCCGCCAACTGCTCGATGTGCAGTCGGCCGTCGACGGCAAGCGCCTCGGGCAACAGGCAATGGCCGTCGTATTGGGTATGCATGCCGGTCATCGGGCCCTTGCGGAAAATCACCGGCTGGGTGACGTTCGCTTTCAGATCAAACCCGTCCTGAGGCACACACACCAAGTCCGGCGCCGTCGAGGTGGCTTGACCGTGGTACAGCGCGTCACCGAGATAGATGTCCCGCACGACCGGCCGCCCGTCCGGCGCCCGCAATCCCGCCAACGCACCGGCCAACTCCTCGAGCACGGACTGCTTGTCGATAGCCGACACCGTGCCCCGAGGATACCGGCCCTCGACATGCACGAAGAATCTCCCAGGGTCCATCGCAAACACCCGCGTCTCGTCCGCAATGCGATCGAACCATTGCCCCTGTTCGCGCAACCGCAGCCACCCTTCCTGCTGCAGCCAGGCATTGAGATTGACCTCTTGGTCCAAAACCGTGAATCCATGATCCGACAACGTCAGGAACAGCCCCTCCCCATCCGTCATGTCCATGAAGCGATGGAACAACCGGTTCACGACGGCATCGACATGCCGGTACAGCTCGAGAAACGGTTCGTGGTGGGGATGAGCCGGATTCCGCGCCGCGTCGAAGAAAAAGTGCTGCAGCCGGTCCGTTTCGGTGATAACGCCGAGGAAGAGGTCCCAGGGTTCACGCTCCAGGAAATGGAGAAACGCTTCCTCTCGTTTCTGCAGGGCGTAGCGGATATCCTTCAGGAAGGCCGGCTTATCGGTGACGGCCTTCCCCGCATCGACGTCGGCCACGTAGTCGATCGATTTCAGGTACTCGTAGGCCGCCTCCGGATAGGTGCCCTTCTGAAGATCAGGACAGACGAATCCCGCTGTCATGATCCCGTTGATCGGCCGTGCCGGATAGGTCTGAGGAATGTTCAGCACGATCGATCGCAAAGGTTCGGGAAACGCCCCTTCGAGCCGCGCGGCCAAAGAGGAGGTTCGCCCTCCCGCCGTTCCCCCGACGATGTCCCACATCGTCGGCGCCTGCACGTCTCGCGCACTGGGGAAAAAGAGCTGGTAGCTGCGGGGCCGGAGATCCATGAACCCATAGATGCCGTGTTCGCCGGGATTGACCCCGGTCATGAACGACGTCCAGCAGGTGGAGCTGATTTCCGGAATGGATACCTGCATCTGGTGCAACCGATAGCCCCGCCCGGTGATCTCCCGGAAACCGGGGAGAATGCCTTGATCCATATATTCCTGCAGCAGCGACGAGGGCACCCCATCGAGACCGATGCCCATGACCTTTCTGCGCGTGGTTTGTTCCGACATGTCCGCTGATTCTCCTATCCGCTGACGTATACGAAAACAGTTCTCTCTGGAAGCGGCACAGCAGGCGTTCAGCCGAGACAACCGTCGGCCTGGTCGATAGCCCAACCGAGGATCACGGTCCTCAGCGCTTGGCTTCGGCGTCGACTCGCTGAGTGCTCGGCGGGCGCATGGCGGGAACCGCGTACGAGGACGACGTTCCGGCCCCCCCACTCGATGAGTGGGGGGCCTGTGTCAGCAGGGTGCGGCGTTCGAGCGATTGCACTAAGTGAAACAGAAGCCGGTTGACCGGCACGGACAATCCCAACCGATCCGCTTCGCGAATGACAGCGCCGTTGATGGAATCGAT is part of the Nitrospiraceae bacterium genome and encodes:
- a CDS encoding alkaline phosphatase family protein; translation: MSEQTTRRKVMGIGLDGVPSSLLQEYMDQGILPGFREITGRGYRLHQMQVSIPEISSTCWTSFMTGVNPGEHGIYGFMDLRPRSYQLFFPSARDVQAPTMWDIVGGTAGGRTSSLAARLEGAFPEPLRSIVLNIPQTYPARPINGIMTAGFVCPDLQKGTYPEAAYEYLKSIDYVADVDAGKAVTDKPAFLKDIRYALQKREEAFLHFLEREPWDLFLGVITETDRLQHFFFDAARNPAHPHHEPFLELYRHVDAVVNRLFHRFMDMTDGEGLFLTLSDHGFTVLDQEVNLNAWLQQEGWLRLREQGQWFDRIADETRVFAMDPGRFFVHVEGRYPRGTVSAIDKQSVLEELAGALAGLRAPDGRPVVRDIYLGDALYHGQATSTAPDLVCVPQDGFDLKANVTQPVIFRKGPMTGMHTQYDGHCLLPEALAVDGRLHIEQLAGTILECLTKPCGVSC
- a CDS encoding sulfate adenylyltransferase subunit 2, with the translated sequence MDHLTALENKSIYIIREAYAQFKNMAMLWSIGKDSTTMLWLCRKAFFGRIPFPVIHIDTGYKFPEIYRFRDEYARKWNLNLIVGRNEEAIDAGMAPWKGAKLDCCSALKTDALKMTIAKYGFEALLLGIRRDEHGIRAKERVFSPRNDKFTWDYVNQPAELWDQYRSVSDEGGHVRVHPILHMTELDIWRYIERERIPMTSLYMSDGGKRYRSIGCTHCCTPVDSDAASVADILIELQTTTTAERAGRAQDKEDAFTMQKLRALGYM
- a CDS encoding 50S ribosome-binding GTPase, which gives rise to MMTDHQTPHQLSEQALHVVIVGHIDHGKSTLIGRLLHDTDSLPIGKLEEIQAAAERQGVQWEYAHILDHFAEEREKGITIDSAQMQFQHGGRRYVIIDAPGHREFLKNMVTGSSQAEAALVLVDITQGIKEQTWRHCYILGLLGIKSIAVVVNKMDLVGYSQRAFAEMKSEVERVLRACGVCAAEVIPIAARLGDNLVTRSEEMPWYQGPTVVETLGGFQRAQRMSEALRLPIQDSYDVEGCRIGVGRVESGVLRTGCPLWVMPEGLRLPDTWGIRKFLAPNVTEAPEGDCVGIEAPEQEWRRGQVLVDQGPVVCRDRLRASLLWLSDRPGRLGDRATWKGTTQETTARIARIAKRFDPAELALVEADAGEIQASEVAEVELELDAPVVADAFGAIAAMGRFTLEHHGEPIAGGIVLAST
- a CDS encoding polysaccharide export protein; the encoded protein is MRNTWRMRAAVWLVIAVFCTQFGIGCASKVVEMAHEPEEPPGGQPAFEFSEFSLGPGDEVEVEVYQYDDLTRKITVPGSGIIFYPLVGEIDVKTLGVTELRRVIQDRLKDRIVDPQVSLSVRSIKSHKVYVLGEVKAPSVFTLESSMRAAEVISKAGGFTDGADRTSVVLVRNKAGKPDLQRLNMDEFFEGNKLTPNVQLQPGDVIFVPRSFVADMDKFFGHVLQALFPLVFFEQAIVLGPQVRDALTGASGKTTQTVIITPAVR
- a CDS encoding alkaline phosphatase family protein; this translates as MVETGTQKVLVVGLDGATFDVLTPMMHRGLLPHLAKLIGEGVSGPLRSVVPPVSGPAWVSFMTGKDPGRHGIYDFYKFAPGRKGKRIISFRDIHARSLWEVLTTHGKKVGAINVPITFPPYPVDGFMLTGMLTPPDAEARQAHPPELYKELTARFGTFSTDVWWTNYRANEKPQILRDMIACMDRRQEISLYLMREKPWEFFMTTITETDRLQHAFGNFLFNDPEADREPNAAEVRRLLDEFFVRMDQHLGALREAAGPETSLFIVSDHGFGPTTDFFLTNRWLAQEGFLTVKEGVYLSNLIQDQIRSHRVVQKAGRVLERIGVRRSAAAEEDRASAECNAESETHLIECVDWDRTVAFMDLDDQQGIYINLRGREPHGSVPPEQYEQVRDRVIAALRKVVHPRTGQPLLTYAKRREEVYDGPFVEAAPDIILCFNDFETYGVGVLGFGVFRRGLWAKPKWPWFSAHHRMDGVLVAHGTNIRHRRMTDARLIDLFPTMLYALDVPVPADLDGRVLEDVFTDACLANRSVQWSEAAEPFEAKGEDMLTEDAEKIMASLKGLGYF